The genomic stretch gccggttgatccgttTGGGCGATGTGTTACCTTGGGACGCCTTGCCCTTTCGTGCATCCCGAATGAGAGCATCATCCGAAGACGATCCCCGCTCTTGATTCGCCTGAGCTATTTCCaagggggtttggaacaaggcgAGATGAAAGGGGGATCAGCGCGGGCGGTGCTTCCCCCAGTGTGCCGGTCGATCTTCTATTCTGCCCCCATACGCAGATTTGTTCTGCTCGGTTTTCTTGCCCCGCTCATCTCTTGGTCGCCGATGTTGCAGGCTGTGACACTTGCCAATTGGCTAACGCTTGTTGTTGCTGCTTCTCGATCATCTTTGCTGTTCGGGCTTGCACGAGCATGCCGAGCTCTTCTTGGGTGAGCGTTacggtggtgagtcgtccagcgtCCTTCATCTTCTCGACTCGgatgcaggctacgttcccacagacggcgcaaAATATGATACTGTCCGAAAGTCAAAGAGATGGAAAGCCGGGGATGTGGCACTCCCGCTGACCGCTTGTAGACTCCGCTCAAACCTGCAACACAAATTACgttagtgtcgagccagggaaggggtccccggcgttggccctccgacgctcaagtcaatcgcCGGCGATGAAATAtaaagcggagcaacaagaagactataGCACAAATAGTGAATATTGCATATCTCCACCGATGCTTGGATCCCCTTTTATATGGAGCTCTAGTAATGCGTGTACATACTTCTCAAAGTTTTCTCtgaaagacttgtcagtaaagtgtctctgacacattaccttaacgggccgagcatatctttgaagtgacagaggaagcttccaccgtataaTCTTCAGGCTGTCCATGCCTGATGTCGgcgacaccaactcccaaaaggatgccactggatatcagagggagtgtactgctaggctgagcaggttggccgctcggccaggatctTGCCGCTCTAGTGCCCAGTCCAGTCGGCCAAAACTTCACTACTCCTGTGCGTGTTTGCTTGACCGAAGTTCCCCTTTGCCATTGCCACTACCACTGCCGAGACCTGCTACCAggccgagcgaggtagccgctcggtCGAAGTTGGACAATGCCATATCAAGCTCTGCTGTTTGGCCGAACGGGGTAGCCGCTCAGCCTGGCTTCTGCACCTCGTCTCCTCCTCCGTTCAGCGTCCCATAATCCTTTGAGGGTCAGTCATTTGACTCCTCTCCGTGTCGAAGGCGGTGGCGGATCGGGGCCTTCTCTTCTGATCGGGGCATACTTCGCCCAACCAGCTGATGCTATCTGCGCATTGATCGTCTTGATTTTGACCTTCACCATGATCACGGGATGAGACctctcatcatcaccgcatcaattATTCTTGTATGCACAATTTTTAACAGAAGAATCCACCTGAAACTGAGTCCACGAAATCTCCATTTATTAAAAGTTATGTATAGTTTATTTGAATTGGAAAATCAAAGAAGAAGTGTTAACTTGGACAGTTAAATCATCCCAAGTTAGTAACCTTATAGGTTACATGATGAACACAAAAGGATGAAGCTCTGCTTTTGTTGAACAATTCCAATTCTATTGATAAATTGAAATAATTGCATCTCAAACTTCTATTAGCAATAAACCAATCATAGCTAGAGACAAACAAAACTCCTAAATTTTGGACAGGAAACAACTTCTGGatgaagttttaagatttttTGGAGAAGATATCTCAAAATTTCCATCAACGAAATCATATTTTACAACtcggaaaagaaaacttaaaagaAAGATGAGATTTTGACATGAATTTAACGGTAAATAGTATAGAATTTATATCATATTGAAAATTGGTATAGCGAAGTTTTGGTATATCAAAATTTCGATAcgatatttgtataatttttatatatacccAAGTTTTTTATACGATGTAAATTTCAATACCGATATACCGTATCTAACTAGCTTTAATTATTAGAAttataattcaaataaaaatatcaatttagcatatgaattactaatatatttatatatttaattaacatATAGCAGATAAGTTAATTTGAgactataaaaattataaattattatattttttatgtatttaaataaaaatatttttacaatttagatttatataaaataataaaaaaacattattAAAGTTTAATAAACTAAGCAAATTAGTTTATTTGTTTTGTATATTTTTCtactatttaaagaaaataaatgagtTTTTATCACATTTATTTATAACCCTAAACGAAGGaataatatattaggatttcAGATAATTTACAACTCTAATATTATTAGATAAGATTGAATTAGTAGATAATATTATTAGGTGATGGTAGAATAGGTCAATTACAAGAGGAAATAGATTAGCAATTTATGAGGTTTGACATAAACATATTATGTTTAGGGACCATCATGTTCTCATGTTTAAAGTCTTATGAGGCCGTCATGTTCTCATATTTTTTGAATTGGTGGATAGATATATCTATCTTATTTGGCTCACCATTAAATTCCCGTTGAATGGTGTCATCATAATTTTTGTTTGGAGTTCTAATCTCatcttaaaatataaaattataatgaCACAACATAGTCATGAAACGACATCATGTTATCATCTCATTTATAACAgatttcattttatttcatgCAAGTCGATTACCTAAATCTTTAAATTCAATtcacttaattttatttatatataaatgtgtaAAGTACAGCAAGGAGATAATGAAATAATCAATCTTTCTCAGTTCTCACTCAGTTTCTCTTACTACTTGATTAATCATGAAATGCATCATCCTAAAAAAGTCTAATTGAACTCAATTTGCTTTCACTTGATTGTTGTGTGAGCCACTGTGATATGAATCCACCGTGTTCTACAAAAACAAAGTGAATAATAATATTGGAATCGATTTCAAAATATAGCACAAATTAATtggtttataaattttaattagtataagaaaacggtaaattagagaaaaattccCGATCACAATgttaactttgcatgcaatctccatgtccaaaaaaactttgtttccattcCCTGCATGTAAAATATTATTTGTTTTAACTTCCTCATgtaaatattgatacctaaattatCCCttagattttttaggtacaaaaagtctaaaattgagtacaaaaagttaaaaaacgagtataattcttcttaaagtcagtactttatattaaaaatcgagtatattttctatcaaaattgtccctcttattttttaggtataaaaagtctaaaaataagtataattcttgttaaattcagcactttacactatagTCTAGTATTCTATACTaggatctagtatattttctatcgaaattaaccctcatatttttcggtacaatagtctaaaaatgagtataattcctattaaattcagcacattaaattaaaattgagtatattttgaggtgaaaaaagaaacgtactcaatttaatagaaaatatactagattctaatttaatatactaaatttaagaggatttatactgatttttagatttttttgtacctaaaaatatgaCTGGAGAGTGAAAACAAAAATTTTTATAGATGAAGACTACATACAAAAATTTATTTACCAATGGAGGCTACATGCAAATTTTCCCttaagaaaaatataatctgAATTTACTAGGTCGTTTGTCGACAAAAATCTACGCGAGCAAGTAACTCACCAGGGAGGCGATCGTCATTGCCGGGAGCACGGTCGTAGCACGGCACCAGCACGGCGAAGCTGTCTTCCGACGAGCGGAAGTCCGGCCCGTGGGGCTCCAGCCATCCCACCGCCCAGTCCTCCTCATCGGAGTCGGAGCAGGAGACGCATCCTCCGTCGGGGGGCACGATGACCGCGTCGTGCTCCTTGTCGACCCTCGGATCCGTCCGCCTCCGCCGCCGTGCCCTCCAAGTTTCGCCGGACGGGGACCGCGAGGTGTCGAGACGCTTTCCACTAGCgtcgacggcggcggcggcggcggcagcggcggaggaggaagatgaagagttcccTGGGTTCAGTTTGGGGACTTCGCGCTGTTTCCGCCCCCAAATCCACGAAAATAAACTCAAATCCATGGCGAAATCTTCCTGCAAGATCGAATTTTGCAAGCGAAAATCAGAGATTGCTCTCCCGAATTCgataaaaatcaaatcaaaatcgTTTTTTTCCTTCTTGGTGAAAGACCTCGATGGATCGAAGATCTATGGAGAAATCAACAACTCGAGCCCCCAAAATCTCGTCGTCGCCTTCCACCATTTTAAATCCCCGAGCACGTGATTCCGCTAAAACAATGAACGGTGAAGATCCACTGGACCCAGTTGCCGTGAGGGGTCGCCGTTTGTTGCTGCCTTGCACTTCGACGGAGCTAACGCGACAGAAAGATGCACTGAATCTACCCAGAAATTCTACCACGGCCTTTTCCGAGAAGGAGGGTGTGGTGGGCCCTAAAGGCTATAGCTAATAGCCATCATGCTTTACGGTTGGAGGGTTTCatgtagcaaaaatgtaaaaagatttttataaGATCAGACATAAACCTCTGTTTTAGGCAATAATTAGAAAAGttctttgtttttatttaaaaaatttatttgttaaactataataaaatatataaaatacgaTTTTTTTATCCTTatagaatagaaaaaaaatcaaaatatattaaatttactgtATCCGATGTTTGTGCTAAAACTCccgataataaaaataaaaataaaatgatattCAACACATGCATGTGACTGACTCATGGATAATTAAGTGAGAGTCCGTGCTTCCAAAGATTTCAAGTCAATGTCAATCATTTTTGAACATCCAGAAATGATCTGAACATTCGAAATTTCCCTTAGTTATCTACGATCGcacacatacatatatatatatatatatatataattttgagcGCCAACATGGGCACCAGATGTattcctttgatttttttttttttcactttctaATCATTTGACGATCGACTACATCTCCTTTCGCATAAATCAggataatttagtttaatttaatgtttaatttgaagGAAACAAAACTGTACGATTTCTTGGGCTTCAAGTTATGTGATAAGTTTGATCATTGCTTGTGTAGAATGCGCAAGTAAAATAAATTTGTATATTATATAACCTCAAAATTTGACTTTGGACGGGAAAAAAATCTGACATGGCATTGAGTTGGAAActatgattaattttttttaaaattggatTAATATATTAATCTTAATTAAGTGAagacaatagattgaccaattcTATAGAAAATATGATTATAAGGGAAAATGTGAATTTATTTTAGGTAGACAGTCTTCTCCTAGTTCCTCGCATGGAGATGGAAAGTatgaatttattgattaaatgCTCTATGCAAATTACAtattctttaaataatttttttgattGCTTTTTAATGCAGATGAATACAAAGAATATCTTAATTGCACTATAGCTTAAGGTGTATTTTATGATTAAAGATGCTTTCAAACtaatattgttattattattaaaagaatactaATTAAGGTGGTAACTTCAAGATAATATTTTTCATGTAAATTATACATTCTCTAGTTAATTCATCTATTTAATTTTGGGTGTGAAATGCTACCGAGGAATATGGATTTGTAATTCTTATATCTAGTGTCGCATGTCTATTACACCTTCGAATATATATTCAAACTAATATTGCTATTACAAGAAGCAATACAAAATAATGACTATAATAATATGTGTGAGGGAAAACTTATTATTAACTTTATACACTTCGTCCTAGGATATTGGTCTTAGAATCCATGATGAATAGTGACCTGAAACCATAATTATAAATATGAATGAAAAGTGAATAttaactctaaataaataaaatgccAAATGATTTTTTAAGACTAAATAAATACTAATAAAGATGAAAGTAAGATTAACTTTAATAAAAGTTTGTACTCCAATTTTGTATTATGAAGtagatttttttacttttaaataagttatattgCTCGCTCCAAGTTACCTAATATCGACGATCCCACATTAAGATACACAAAAATTTCAGTATATCAAAGTTTAGGTATTCTGAAGTTTGGTATAACGAAATTTTGATATACCGAAGTTTCAGTATACTATAATTTTGGTATAACAAAATTTTGATACAGTATCAATATGATTTTTCTATATACCACATTGATAAATACTTTGCTGCaacatttaaaatatataaacacAATAATAGaaatctattaaaatttaaaagcTCTAATTATAAAGTAAAATTCTCGGTTAAATTGTTTAAATATAAACATCTAGATAACTAATAAAATTACAAATCTATCTTACACATCCATCCTGCACACATCATATATAATATTTTTCATGCAAATTACACATtctctaattaatttatataattgatCTTGGGTGTGCAATGATACCAAGTAATATGGTTTTTTAATTCTTGTATTTGGCATCACATGTCCATTATGCCTTAGAAGATATATCCAAACTAATATTGCTATGACTAGAAGCAATACTAAGTTAATAACTTGTTattcccgggtagcttctggagtatgcaaactgattgTCGAggttagtgttcgacactatctccataaacgatattgctccgctacggtgcttaacggattgttgcaattcgttcccaagatacaacgacgacgaacgtctcggaatcgtagcactccgacttccgagaccagcgaaccttctagtagacttcttggactcttgaatgcacaagatgagatgaatgcttgaggaagagaagagaggattgagtgaattgagtgtgtattccatcatctggagggttctatttatactgaaagaagaggttgagtgtcctttgggtgagtggatgtgttccttgggctggatcgatctagatcatccattctgaagggttgtaacccttcaccaagcccacttcaatctcatccatcagatctgaggagttgtgaccctcagatccagcctattgtcatcggccatcggatctggatccattgattcgatgcttcagatcaagtctcatcccaagccgtcagatcgttacactttgcgatccaacactctagatcgcatcacaagcgatccatcatacttatttgatcaacgttgatcaatggtagccatccattccctaagttaactgtccagtcatctccctttgcccacgaggatgccgcataggtgctgccacgtcaggtacgagcctgacacgtcatccgagtgccacgtaggcactgcaatgtcacctggagcataaatttaagttcctcaagtgcaaagtgcgcctacaaagcgtccattgcgcacgtggcgggtggcgggctcacaggtgggagcacctgctcgccctgggctaagggagcacctgtccttttatttttgtgttaacttcattaacacatcttcattaataagtagagaatacacatcgagaattttcgatgtgagactattctcccatgcactttattaatgaataataaatgttattttgggccgactttaaacattaatttctcattcacccttaatcgattttgagcaaattaatagtctaaatctatctacgcgaatcgtagatttcaattttgaagtcaattacgactttcaacaattgatggcttccttcctcaaaatagttttggtccatttaaggccccaatatccaacataaCTATAATAATAAATGTGAGGGAAAAACCTATTATAAACTTTATGTTCAAGCTGCAACTTAGGACGTTTTCCAACAAAAAAATTAGAATCTATGATGATGAGTGACCTAAAATCATACAATtataaataagaaagaaaagtaaatataaatcttaaataaataaaatatcaaatttatttattttagccTACGTAAATACTAATTAAAAATGaaagtaaaattaaaagtttgtacactaatatacataacataaagaaTGTGAATTTGTTGATCATCTATAATATTTTCCACGTAAATTACGCATTGTCTAGTTAATTCATATAATTGATCTTGGGTGTGTAATGATACCGACAAATATGGATTTCTAATTCTTGTATTTAGCATTGTATGTCCATTACGCCTTCGAAGATATATCCAAACTAATATTGCTATGATTAAAAGCAATACTAAATTAATGACTATAATAATAAGTTTGAGGGAAAACTTATGATTAACTTTACACTTAAGTTATGATTTTGGCCCATGACGTTGGCAATAAAAGTATTAGAATCCATGATAATGAGTGGCCTGAAAGCATACAATTATAaataagaatgaaaaatgaatacaaattttaaataaatgaaatatCTACATCAATACTAATAAAGATGAAAGTAAAATTAGCTTTTATAAAAGTTtgtattctaattttgtattatgaaataaatttttacttttaaatattttttctatctaTTGAAACAAAAGTTATATCACTCACTCAAAGTTACCTCACGGACCTCACAGTTAAATAAACAAAATTTTTGATATATCAAAGTTTCAATATACTGAAGTTTTGGTATAATAAAATTTCAGTACGGTATCGATTTGTTTTGTCTGTATACCACAATGATAAATACTCTACTACAACTTTTAATGTAGGACAAACATAATAATagaaatttatcaaaaattttaaagaCCTAATTGTAAGTAAATTTGTCGATAAAATTGTTTAAATACAAAACTTCTAGATACTAATAGAATTACAAATCTATCTTACACATCCATCCAACACATTTTACATCTCTTTTGTTCGCTAACCCAAGATTTGATACAATTAGTATGAAAATTATGCATAATAGAAAGAATATGAATTTGTTGATCATCTATAATATTTTCAATACAAATTACGAATTCTCTAGTTAATTCATATAATTGAACATGAGTATGTATGGATCCGTAATTCCTGTATCTTCCACTGCATTTATATTATGCCTTCAAAGATATATCCAAACTAAAATAGATATCACTAGAATCAATACTAAGTTAATGACTATAATAATAAGTGTGCgagaaattaattttatattcaaGCTTCAACTTCGCTAGGACATTGACCAACAAAAGTATTAGAATTCATGAAGATGAGTTATTTGAAATCATACAATTATAAATAAGAACTAAAAGAGaatataaaacttaaataaataaaatatcaaatgattttttttaaacctaCATGAATATTAATAAAGatgaaagtaaaattaaaattaataaaagtttgtACGTTAGTTTTGTGTTatgaaatagatttttatttttaaataagttttttatctTTTGAAGCTAAGGTGTTATCATTCATTCCTAGTTACCTAGTATAATCAATCCCACGGTAAGATACACACAAATTTTagtatactaaaagtttagtaTACTGAAGTTTTTGTATATCGAAGTTTCGGTATATTGCAGTTTTGTATAACAAAATTTGATACGGTGACAGTATTAATTTTCTATATGCTACATTGATAAGTACTTTACTACAACTTTTAAGATAggacaaaaataataatagaaatttattaaaaaattaaaagccCTAATCATAAAGTAAAATAGTTAATAAAGTTGTTTAAATTACAAACATCTAGATACtagtaaaattaaaaatctatCCAACACATCCATCCCACCCACTTGACATCCCTTTATTTAGTACAATcattatgaaaaatatgcatattTGGAAGAACATGACATTTTTAATTATCACTAGAAGCAATACTAAGCAAATGACTATAATAGTAAGAATGAGGGGAAAACTTATTATTAACTTTATGCTCAAATTATGGCTTTGTCAGGACTTTGAccaataaaaatattagaatactTGAGAATGAGTGGTCTGAAACCATACAATTATATATAAGAATGAAAAGTGAAtgcaaattttaaataaataaaatattaaatgattttttaagtctacatgaatattaataaatatgaagttaaattaacttaaaaaaagtttgtattctaattttgtattatgaaatagttttttacttttaaataagtttttttatattttgaaacAAAGGTTATATCGCTCACTCAAAGTTATCCAGTATCATCGATCTCACAGTAAGATTCACAAGATTTTTGATATACCAAACTTTCAGTATACTGAAGTttagtataataaaattttagtacTGTATCAGTATGTTTTGTCTGTATACAACATTGATAAGT from Zingiber officinale cultivar Zhangliang chromosome 5B, Zo_v1.1, whole genome shotgun sequence encodes the following:
- the LOC121986245 gene encoding uncharacterized protein LOC121986245 isoform X1 codes for the protein MVEGDDEILGARVVDFSIDLRSIEEDFAMDLSLFSWIWGRKQREVPKLNPGNSSSSSSAAAAAAAAVDASGKRLDTSRSPSGETWRARRRRRTDPRVDKEHDAVIVPPDGGCVSCSDSDEEDWAVGWLEPHGPDFRSSEDSFAVLVPCYDRAPGNDDRLPEHGGFISQWLTQQSSESKLSSIRLF
- the LOC121986245 gene encoding uncharacterized protein LOC121986245 isoform X2 gives rise to the protein MVEGDDEILGARVVDFSIDLRSIEEDFAMDLSLFSWIWGRKQREVPKLNPGNSSSSSSAAAAAAAAVDASGKRLDTSRSPSGETWRARRRRRTDPRVDKEHDAVIVPPDGGCVSCSDSDEEDWAVGWLEPHGPDFRSSEDSFAVLVPCYDRAPGNDDRLPVSGGFFC